The Brachyspira aalborgi genome has a segment encoding these proteins:
- a CDS encoding phasin family protein, producing the protein MGMSDDIKKGFYAGIGVMLKGKEKVEEIAREFIKDANMDAEEGEKFVKDMVSKANETREEVGKYLDERMQTTIDKMGYVKKEEYESIKKELEELKSSINKNNAQ; encoded by the coding sequence ATGGGAATGTCGGACGATATAAAAAAAGGATTTTATGCGGGAATAGGCGTAATGCTTAAAGGCAAAGAAAAAGTTGAAGAGATTGCAAGAGAGTTTATAAAAGACGCTAATATGGACGCGGAAGAAGGCGAAAAATTTGTAAAAGATATGGTGTCAAAAGCAAATGAAACGAGAGAAGAGGTTGGCAAATATTTAGACGAAAGAATGCAAACGACAATAGATAAAATGGGATATGTCAAAAAAGAAGAATACGAATCTATAAAAAAAGAATTAGAGGAATTAAAATCTTCTATAAATAAAAATAATGCCCAATAA
- a CDS encoding DUF6175 family protein produces the protein MKKILICIIISIIFISCSTTSKSSSSGAYVGEETGGIGIVNNWKNPDFKGGKTTKITAEGFAMADGRGDANAIERAIESAKRNAVEQAVGSIIHGVASVGNNKLLESKIYENTTGYISSYKVLDINKNTSIWHSKIEAVVGVDMIQDNLQAMGILMDRKNMPLIVVLVIDENGELSESFNVQLEKNMGDKGFKFVSASSLRKIMKGENINYSDNSSVAIKKIAESTGAQIAIVGKARAAYFTTIQGTAMKSYRSDVAITAINISDYSTIARATHQTGGVGGSDKDAYSIALVKSANSISDDFINQIVNKWQSEVQNGTEYTIYVSGLDFDDSIDFEYALKKNIGDIKNVYNRGVSGDSSRFVVQYVGTSRNLAVDINAKAKNMGYQIIINGFDDKTITLKASKK, from the coding sequence ATGAAAAAAATATTAATTTGCATAATTATATCGATTATTTTTATTTCATGCTCAACGACTTCAAAAAGTAGCTCAAGCGGAGCTTATGTAGGCGAAGAAACGGGAGGAATAGGAATAGTAAATAATTGGAAAAATCCCGATTTCAAAGGCGGAAAAACTACAAAAATAACGGCGGAAGGTTTTGCTATGGCGGATGGCAGAGGAGATGCAAACGCTATAGAGAGAGCGATTGAAAGCGCAAAAAGAAACGCCGTAGAGCAAGCGGTAGGTTCTATAATTCATGGCGTGGCTTCTGTAGGAAATAATAAATTATTGGAATCAAAAATATACGAAAATACTACAGGTTATATTTCTTCTTATAAAGTGTTGGATATAAATAAAAATACTTCTATTTGGCATTCTAAAATAGAGGCTGTTGTCGGAGTCGATATGATTCAAGATAATTTGCAAGCTATGGGAATATTAATGGATAGAAAAAATATGCCTTTAATAGTAGTTTTGGTTATAGACGAAAACGGAGAGTTAAGCGAATCTTTTAATGTTCAATTAGAAAAAAATATGGGTGATAAAGGTTTTAAATTTGTAAGCGCAAGTTCTTTAAGAAAAATTATGAAAGGAGAAAATATAAATTATTCTGATAATTCTTCGGTAGCGATAAAAAAAATAGCCGAATCTACAGGAGCGCAAATAGCGATAGTCGGAAAAGCGAGAGCCGCTTATTTTACTACGATACAAGGAACTGCAATGAAAAGTTATAGAAGCGATGTCGCCATAACTGCAATTAATATTTCCGATTATTCAACTATAGCGAGAGCGACTCATCAAACGGGAGGAGTAGGCGGAAGCGATAAGGACGCTTATTCTATAGCGCTTGTAAAATCTGCAAATTCAATATCGGACGATTTTATTAATCAAATTGTAAATAAATGGCAAAGCGAAGTTCAAAACGGAACGGAATATACTATTTATGTTTCGGGGCTTGATTTTGACGATTCAATCGATTTTGAATACGCACTTAAAAAAAATATAGGCGATATTAAAAATGTTTATAATAGAGGAGTTTCGGGGGATTCCTCAAGATTTGTAGTTCAATATGTCGGCACAAGTAGAAATCTTGCAGTAGATATTAACGCCAAAGCAAAAAATATGGGCTATCAAATAATAATAAACGGTTTTGACGATAAAACAATTACTTTAAAAGCTTCTAAAAAATAA
- the ptsP gene encoding phosphoenolpyruvate--protein phosphotransferase produces the protein MEKRITGIAVSPGIAIGKVYLFEKKEVEINKCPCKNPEEEKAKLIEGRNKTKEQLQKIRETTAKKVSEEKAAIFDAHITLLEDEDLLQEVNDIINDEKVSADYALSRGIEVYRQILSDVQDEYLRERAGDLADIADRWIRNLLGEKILELSEVSENSIIVARDLTPSDTANLNLENTLGFITEIGGRTSHTSIMARSLEIPAVVGIGSIIKEIKSISNKGNDLSIILNGNTGGVIIEPTEKSIEECKKLKEEFDKSRALLKEYAHRDAISKDGTKIRVYANIGSPADLGGALKNGADGIGLYRTEFLFMENTDFPTEEEQFKAYKEVVEAMSGHTVTIRTMDIGGDKHLPYLDMPTEENPALGWRALRICLDKPAIIKTQFRALLRASAFGKVKIMLPMIVSIEELRKAKAIFNDCKLELIKENITFNESLELGIMIETPSVIFRAESFARESDFFSIGTNDLTQYTLASDRGNEKIASICDPYNPSVLIAIKMAIDGAHSSGIIISMCGELAGDLLAVPLLFGLGLDVFSMSAISIPEVKKMIISLDKAECAMLAKRVLTLSTSEEVKAELLRFMEIHERGDTISY, from the coding sequence ATGGAAAAAAGAATTACTGGAATAGCCGTATCGCCTGGAATAGCAATAGGAAAAGTTTATTTATTTGAAAAAAAAGAAGTTGAAATAAATAAATGTCCTTGCAAAAATCCCGAAGAAGAAAAGGCAAAACTTATAGAAGGCAGAAATAAAACAAAAGAGCAATTGCAAAAAATAAGAGAAACTACAGCAAAAAAAGTTTCAGAGGAAAAAGCCGCAATATTTGACGCTCATATTACTTTGCTTGAAGATGAAGATTTGCTTCAAGAAGTAAACGATATAATAAACGATGAAAAAGTTTCCGCCGATTACGCTTTATCGAGAGGAATTGAAGTTTACAGACAAATATTAAGCGATGTTCAGGACGAATATTTGAGAGAGAGAGCGGGCGATTTAGCCGATATAGCGGATAGATGGATTAGAAATTTGCTTGGCGAGAAAATATTAGAATTATCCGAAGTTTCCGAAAATTCAATAATCGTAGCGAGAGATTTAACTCCTTCGGACACGGCGAATTTAAATTTAGAAAATACTTTAGGTTTTATAACAGAAATAGGCGGCAGAACTTCCCATACTTCTATTATGGCTAGGTCTTTAGAGATACCCGCGGTTGTAGGCATTGGAAGTATAATTAAAGAAATTAAATCTATTTCAAATAAAGGCAACGATTTAAGCATAATATTAAACGGAAATACGGGCGGAGTAATTATAGAGCCTACCGAAAAATCTATAGAAGAATGCAAAAAATTAAAAGAAGAATTTGATAAAAGCAGAGCGCTATTAAAAGAATATGCGCATAGAGACGCCATATCAAAAGACGGAACAAAAATAAGAGTTTACGCTAATATCGGCTCTCCTGCAGATTTGGGCGGAGCTTTAAAAAACGGCGCTGACGGAATAGGGCTTTATAGAACTGAATTTTTATTTATGGAAAATACCGATTTTCCTACCGAAGAAGAACAGTTTAAAGCTTATAAAGAAGTAGTTGAAGCTATGAGCGGACACACCGTTACAATTAGGACTATGGATATAGGCGGCGATAAACATTTGCCTTATTTGGATATGCCGACAGAAGAAAATCCAGCTTTAGGTTGGCGAGCTTTAAGAATATGTTTAGACAAACCAGCTATTATAAAAACTCAATTTAGAGCATTATTAAGAGCTTCCGCTTTTGGAAAAGTAAAAATAATGCTTCCTATGATAGTTTCTATAGAAGAATTGCGAAAGGCTAAAGCGATATTTAACGATTGCAAATTGGAACTTATAAAAGAAAATATAACTTTCAACGAATCTTTGGAACTTGGAATAATGATAGAAACTCCTTCCGTTATATTTAGAGCAGAAAGTTTTGCAAGAGAATCCGATTTCTTTTCAATTGGAACTAACGATTTGACTCAATATACTTTGGCTTCGGATAGAGGAAACGAAAAAATCGCCTCAATTTGCGACCCTTATAATCCTTCCGTTTTAATAGCTATAAAAATGGCTATAGACGGCGCTCATTCAAGCGGAATAATTATTTCAATGTGCGGAGAGCTTGCGGGAGATTTGCTTGCCGTTCCTTTGCTTTTCGGACTCGGATTAGATGTATTTTCTATGTCGGCGATATCTATTCCCGAAGTTAAAAAAATGATTATATCTTTGGATAAAGCGGAATGCGCTATGCTTGCAAAAAGAGTTCTTACTCTTTCAACTTCCGAAGAGGTTAAAGCGGAGTTATTGCGATTTATGGAAATACATGAAAGAGGCGATACTATAAGTTATTGA
- a CDS encoding S41 family peptidase, with the protein MIKNKERALWIFLLIFVLAISFFNFKSPSMAIAQQGKAQSDNDFYYYSRLFQKVFATLQQNFVDTNNVTTKKLMYGAIKGMLEATDDPFTFLLDEKLNEALNTEMSGKYGGVGLSISKQPDKGLLVVAPIEDGPGEKAGILPGDIIIAIDGKSAKDMAVDTAANIMRGKEGTKITLTIVRDGVPDSIEFPLTRALIEIKSVKYRMLDKIIGYIRITNFGDDTSKELDIALKDLKKSGMQKLILDLRNNPGGRLDTAINIVEEFLSDGKIVYTRGRTKNENQDYFASRKGDEWTKGDMLVLVNQYSASASEILAGALQDNKRAKLLGETTFGKFSVQYVLPLDSRDNTSFKFTVAHYYTPNGRRLHGKGITPDYVVVEEKLSALDITALTELRKSGQISSYVKRYPNENSDATALPRFKEELKNKNIIPSDYLLERLIYNERNLGNYNEIVDMRYDKQLKAAINYLENGKEPPQDKEEPRENWYNESE; encoded by the coding sequence ATGATAAAAAATAAAGAAAGAGCTTTATGGATATTTTTACTAATTTTTGTATTGGCAATTTCATTTTTCAATTTTAAAAGTCCTTCAATGGCAATAGCTCAACAAGGCAAAGCCCAGTCGGATAATGATTTTTATTATTATAGCAGATTGTTTCAAAAAGTTTTTGCAACGCTTCAACAAAATTTTGTAGATACGAATAATGTGACTACAAAAAAATTAATGTATGGAGCTATAAAAGGAATGCTCGAAGCGACTGACGACCCTTTTACTTTTTTGCTTGACGAAAAATTAAACGAAGCTTTAAATACAGAAATGTCGGGCAAATACGGAGGAGTCGGACTTTCAATTTCAAAACAACCCGATAAAGGACTTTTGGTTGTAGCTCCTATAGAGGATGGACCAGGAGAGAAAGCGGGAATACTTCCAGGCGATATAATTATCGCTATTGACGGCAAAAGCGCTAAAGATATGGCTGTAGATACGGCGGCAAATATAATGAGAGGAAAGGAAGGCACTAAAATAACTCTAACTATAGTTCGAGATGGAGTTCCCGATTCTATAGAATTTCCTTTAACGAGAGCTTTAATAGAAATAAAAAGCGTAAAATATAGAATGCTTGATAAGATTATCGGATATATAAGAATTACGAATTTCGGTGATGACACTTCAAAAGAACTTGACATAGCGCTTAAAGATTTAAAGAAAAGCGGAATGCAAAAATTGATTTTAGATTTAAGAAATAATCCAGGCGGAAGATTAGACACGGCAATAAATATAGTTGAAGAGTTTTTATCTGACGGAAAAATAGTTTATACGAGAGGAAGAACGAAAAACGAGAATCAAGATTATTTTGCTTCAAGAAAAGGAGACGAATGGACTAAAGGCGATATGCTTGTTTTGGTTAATCAATATAGCGCTTCGGCTTCCGAAATTCTTGCTGGCGCATTGCAGGATAATAAAAGAGCAAAACTTTTGGGCGAGACGACTTTTGGAAAATTTAGCGTTCAATATGTGCTTCCTTTAGATTCGAGAGATAATACTTCTTTCAAATTTACCGTAGCTCATTATTATACTCCTAACGGCAGAAGATTACATGGAAAAGGAATAACGCCCGATTATGTGGTTGTCGAAGAAAAATTAAGCGCTTTAGATATCACGGCATTAACCGAATTGAGAAAGAGCGGACAAATATCTTCTTATGTTAAGAGATATCCTAACGAAAATTCGGACGCTACGGCTTTGCCTAGATTTAAAGAAGAATTGAAAAATAAAAATATTATCCCGAGCGATTATTTGCTTGAGCGATTAATATATAACGAACGCAATTTAGGTAATTACAATGAAATAGTAGATATGCGATACGATAAACAATTAAAAGCGGCTATAAATTATCTTGAAAACGGAAAAGAACCGCCGCAAGATAAAGAAGAGCCGAGAGAAAATTGGTATAATGAAAGCGAATAA
- a CDS encoding PorT family protein translates to MKKIKKFLLTIAMTMIFSVSAFAASGFEFLFQLAGGAGVVIPNKEAKDLGIKGTLSADADVSAQIGYMFQVKDGFGISVLGELGYSFDGYSMGYGSGAISSGSVGGGNTTYSAEASLSIEQLFHSFKLGLLPKFNIGFGGRHGLAIGIGGGVKIPLAGNMSMTSTIAVNDVASDAGIKTEDKITLSRQDITDLFSPSVIGYMKVTFDYYLFFTDNIAMNFGLYLGGDFAPKQKETKIGGDAFDIGLQLGFRFGPKA, encoded by the coding sequence ATGAAAAAAATTAAAAAATTTCTTCTAACAATTGCAATGACGATGATTTTTAGCGTATCGGCATTTGCGGCAAGTGGGTTCGAGTTTTTGTTTCAGTTGGCTGGAGGAGCTGGAGTTGTAATTCCGAATAAGGAAGCTAAAGATTTGGGCATTAAGGGAACTTTAAGCGCCGATGCGGATGTCAGCGCTCAAATCGGTTATATGTTCCAAGTTAAAGACGGTTTTGGAATAAGCGTTTTGGGAGAATTGGGTTATAGCTTTGATGGATATTCAATGGGATATGGCTCTGGAGCAATATCTAGCGGTAGCGTTGGCGGCGGCAATACAACTTATAGCGCTGAAGCTAGTCTTTCTATTGAACAACTCTTTCATAGCTTCAAATTAGGACTATTGCCTAAATTCAATATTGGTTTTGGAGGAAGACATGGACTTGCTATAGGAATTGGCGGAGGAGTTAAAATTCCTCTTGCTGGAAATATGTCAATGACTTCTACTATTGCAGTAAACGATGTGGCTAGCGACGCAGGGATTAAAACGGAAGATAAAATTACCCTTTCAAGACAAGATATAACCGATTTGTTTTCGCCTTCAGTTATCGGATACATGAAAGTGACTTTTGATTATTATTTATTCTTTACGGATAATATAGCAATGAACTTTGGTTTATATTTAGGCGGAGATTTTGCTCCTAAACAAAAAGAAACAAAAATCGGAGGAGATGCATTTGATATTGGGCTTCAATTAGGATTTAGATTTGGTCCAAAAGCTTAA
- a CDS encoding bifunctional metallophosphatase/5'-nucleotidase encodes MIKKFIYVLIFTIISAFAFSCGQTKKSDNSGNLTIIHMNDTHGRDEEEIIITKGDNPQTNHKYGAARRAAYIKEIKATNDNVLILHAGDTITGSVYSTVFKGRDEVDIMNMIGVDAATIGNHFVDYGLENFTEIMKERKFPTLSINIKNKNDNSLYATPYITTNINGLNIAIIGLTTTDAVYNPEYIKDLIFEEEIKALKDFIKKTPLHKTNDITILLSHIGHEADKKVAEAMPNTFDIIIGGHSHTELKEADIVKGTPIVQTGYYGMNLGHIDLSVSNGIVDKANLIYKLIPMDENIKQDSEMLKFIAEMKGTIDKEFKVKIGSLPFELQHAGIRSNSMALGNFASDLVIDSYPNIDIVLMNSGSLRTPLKKGDITLGNIQNEFFPFDNEVIIVSLSGADVIEMLKISGKKRGAGAFLQLSKGMEVKYNGENGDLIYAKLNGEDINPAKDYNIALSSFVFLGGDGYTDSEGNAIAKKGKNIVMTGNDIRDAMISKIKELNNIPQSYIDENPRVMFE; translated from the coding sequence ATGATTAAAAAATTTATTTATGTTTTAATTTTTACTATTATATCTGCATTCGCTTTTTCATGCGGACAAACAAAGAAAAGCGATAACTCGGGAAATCTTACAATAATACACATGAACGACACGCATGGAAGAGACGAAGAAGAAATTATAATCACGAAAGGAGATAATCCTCAAACTAATCATAAATACGGAGCGGCAAGAAGAGCTGCTTATATAAAAGAAATCAAAGCGACAAACGATAATGTTTTAATTTTGCATGCGGGCGATACGATTACGGGAAGCGTTTATTCAACGGTTTTTAAGGGTAGAGACGAAGTCGATATAATGAATATGATTGGAGTTGACGCTGCGACTATAGGAAATCATTTTGTAGATTATGGGCTTGAAAATTTTACCGAAATAATGAAAGAAAGAAAATTTCCAACATTGTCGATTAATATAAAAAATAAAAATGATAATAGTTTATATGCTACGCCTTATATTACCACAAATATTAACGGTTTGAATATTGCAATAATAGGTTTAACTACAACCGATGCTGTTTATAATCCCGAATATATTAAAGATTTGATTTTTGAGGAAGAGATAAAAGCGTTAAAAGATTTTATTAAAAAGACGCCTTTGCATAAAACTAACGATATTACAATTCTTTTAAGTCATATCGGGCATGAAGCGGATAAAAAAGTCGCCGAAGCTATGCCAAACACTTTTGACATTATAATCGGAGGACATAGCCATACGGAATTAAAAGAAGCGGATATAGTTAAAGGAACTCCGATAGTTCAAACGGGTTATTATGGAATGAATTTAGGACATATTGATTTGTCTGTTTCAAACGGAATTGTAGATAAAGCAAATTTAATTTATAAACTAATTCCTATGGACGAAAATATAAAACAAGATAGCGAAATGTTAAAATTTATTGCCGAAATGAAAGGAACTATCGATAAAGAGTTTAAAGTAAAAATAGGTTCTTTGCCTTTTGAATTGCAACATGCGGGAATAAGGTCTAATTCGATGGCACTCGGAAATTTTGCATCCGATTTGGTAATAGATTCTTATCCTAATATAGATATAGTTTTAATGAATTCTGGAAGTTTAAGAACGCCTTTAAAAAAAGGCGATATAACATTGGGAAATATTCAAAACGAATTTTTTCCTTTCGATAATGAGGTTATAATAGTTTCGTTATCGGGAGCGGATGTTATTGAAATGTTAAAAATTTCAGGAAAAAAGAGAGGAGCTGGAGCTTTCTTGCAACTATCTAAAGGAATGGAAGTAAAATATAACGGCGAAAATGGAGATTTGATATATGCAAAATTAAACGGAGAAGATATAAATCCCGCTAAAGATTATAATATAGCTTTATCAAGTTTCGTATTTTTAGGAGGAGACGGATATACCGATAGCGAAGGAAACGCCATAGCGAAAAAAGGAAAAAATATAGTTATGACGGGAAACGATATAAGAGACGCTATGATTTCAAAAATAAAAGAACTTAATAATATTCCGCAATCTTATATAGACGAAAATCCGAGAGTTATGTTTGAATAA
- a CDS encoding ABC1 kinase family protein, with product MANIKSINRTREIISIIIAYGFRDIIAVTPILKIVNKPISKVNIKYKGLDLRKYSRGQRLRMALEELGTTFIKLGQILSNRNDILPKDITDELSKLQNHVKPFDENEAINIIEKELGKTIDEAFKSFERTPKASASISQVHEAVLKSGEKVAIKVKRPDIEDKILTDIEIIVWLSNILEKHNEEYAFMQPQKLIKAFKGQLLQELDFNFEKNNTIKFAKYFEKNKNVKIAKIYEDYSTKNILTMEYIDGIKISDISPDDTKYDRKKLVSIGVDAVLEQIFMLGFFHADPHPGNLMALENNVLCFIDFGMIGFIPPNSKDAFSDIIVSISSADYLTLSKSILELCNHNEITNIEEFNTAIFVFISKYIDMPLDNINMEDIFNELIYIIREFKLSLPSNIMLLIKSLIVLEGVARNLDKSLKIIEHIKPFALRYVKDRLKPDNIFKQSKNLILDYSKVLKNIPSDLSDFIEMVKKGSVKVQLEHKKLDILSSTLDGLADRLSYSIVLASLIISSAFILSAKIPPLIHGVSIIGIIGFVISGIMGFIMIISRFIKKYINRNKNNY from the coding sequence GTGGCTAATATAAAATCAATAAATAGAACTAGAGAAATAATATCAATAATAATAGCTTACGGTTTCAGAGATATAATTGCCGTAACTCCAATACTTAAAATAGTCAATAAACCAATTTCAAAAGTCAACATAAAATATAAAGGATTGGATTTAAGAAAATATAGCAGAGGGCAGAGATTAAGAATGGCTCTTGAAGAATTGGGAACGACTTTTATAAAACTTGGACAGATTTTATCAAACAGAAACGATATACTTCCTAAAGATATAACGGACGAATTAAGCAAGCTACAAAATCATGTTAAACCTTTTGACGAAAACGAAGCGATTAATATAATTGAAAAAGAACTTGGAAAAACTATAGACGAAGCTTTTAAATCTTTTGAAAGAACGCCTAAAGCAAGTGCTTCAATATCTCAAGTTCATGAAGCCGTTTTAAAAAGCGGAGAGAAGGTAGCGATAAAAGTAAAGCGTCCCGATATAGAAGATAAAATATTAACCGACATAGAAATTATAGTATGGCTTTCAAATATTTTGGAAAAGCATAACGAAGAATACGCTTTTATGCAACCTCAAAAACTTATAAAGGCTTTTAAAGGACAACTTTTACAGGAATTAGATTTTAATTTTGAAAAAAACAATACGATTAAATTTGCAAAATATTTTGAAAAAAATAAAAATGTAAAAATAGCGAAAATATACGAAGATTACAGCACGAAAAATATATTAACTATGGAATATATAGACGGAATAAAAATTTCGGATATATCGCCAGACGATACAAAATACGATAGAAAAAAACTCGTTTCAATAGGAGTAGACGCGGTTTTAGAGCAAATATTTATGCTTGGATTTTTTCACGCGGACCCGCATCCTGGAAATCTAATGGCTTTAGAAAATAATGTTTTATGTTTTATAGATTTTGGAATGATAGGATTTATTCCTCCGAATTCAAAAGACGCTTTTTCGGATATTATTGTTAGCATAAGCTCCGCCGATTATTTAACTTTATCAAAATCGATACTCGAATTATGCAATCATAACGAAATAACAAATATAGAAGAGTTCAATACGGCGATTTTTGTTTTTATAAGCAAATATATAGATATGCCTTTAGATAATATAAATATGGAAGATATATTTAACGAACTTATATATATTATAAGAGAGTTTAAATTGAGTTTGCCAAGCAATATTATGCTTTTAATAAAATCTTTAATCGTGCTTGAAGGCGTGGCAAGAAATTTGGATAAAAGTTTAAAAATAATAGAACATATTAAACCTTTCGCTTTAAGATATGTTAAAGACAGATTAAAACCCGACAATATCTTTAAGCAGTCTAAAAATTTAATTTTGGATTATTCTAAAGTATTGAAAAATATTCCTTCCGATTTATCCGACTTTATTGAAATGGTAAAAAAAGGAAGCGTGAAAGTTCAACTTGAGCATAAAAAACTCGATATATTATCAAGCACTTTGGACGGTTTGGCTGATAGATTAAGCTATTCAATAGTTTTGGCTTCATTGATAATTTCAAGCGCGTTTATTTTAAGCGCAAAAATTCCTCCATTAATTCATGGCGTTTCGATAATTGGAATTATTGGTTTTGTAATATCTGGAATAATGGGTTTTATCATGATAATAAGCAGATTTATAAAGAAGTATATTAATAGGAATAAGAATAATTACTAA
- the rpmE gene encoding 50S ribosomal protein L31, with translation MKKDIHPQYYETQVSCACGANFKVRSIQKDLHVDICHNCHPFFTGKQKILDTAGRVDKFNKRYGIKKQ, from the coding sequence ATGAAAAAAGATATACATCCACAATATTATGAAACTCAAGTAAGTTGCGCATGCGGAGCTAATTTTAAGGTTCGTTCCATTCAAAAAGATTTGCATGTCGATATTTGTCATAATTGCCATCCATTTTTTACAGGCAAACAAAAAATTCTCGACACTGCGGGAAGAGTGGATAAATTTAATAAACGATACGGTATTAAAAAGCAATAA
- a CDS encoding epoxyqueuosine reductase QueH, protein MKPKLVIHTCCAVCMCYPKTLFENENYETIFYFYNPNIYPIKEYERRRDEFINYAKSFNIAIHIEENQKYIEKWYSDIKGFEKELEKGARCNICFKHRINKAFEYAKNINAQYVTTVMTVSPHKNSKVIEEIGNSLAEKYFPIKYLHVDFKKKDGFKKTNMIANEVGLYRQNYCGCEFSMR, encoded by the coding sequence ATGAAACCAAAATTAGTTATTCATACATGTTGCGCGGTTTGTATGTGCTATCCAAAAACTCTGTTTGAAAATGAAAATTATGAAACGATATTTTATTTTTATAATCCAAATATTTATCCGATTAAAGAATACGAAAGAAGAAGAGACGAGTTTATAAATTATGCAAAATCTTTTAATATAGCCATTCATATAGAAGAAAATCAAAAATATATTGAGAAATGGTATAGCGATATAAAAGGTTTTGAAAAAGAACTTGAAAAAGGAGCGAGATGCAATATTTGTTTTAAGCATAGAATAAATAAAGCTTTTGAATATGCGAAAAATATAAACGCTCAATATGTGACAACCGTTATGACTGTAAGTCCTCATAAAAATAGCAAGGTTATAGAAGAGATAGGAAATTCTTTAGCCGAAAAATATTTTCCGATTAAATATTTGCATGTAGATTTTAAGAAAAAAGACGGATTTAAAAAAACTAATATGATAGCAAACGAAGTTGGACTTTACAGACAGAATTATTGCGGATGCGAGTTTAGTATGAGATAA
- a CDS encoding HPr family phosphocarrier protein has product MTTGKFTIQNETGLHARPGNEFVTFIKSLSGCKVEAENEAGKRVNAASLLKVLSLGVKKGSVLTIYCDGDNEKEALKKIEEFLSNLKD; this is encoded by the coding sequence ATGACTACGGGTAAATTTACAATACAAAATGAAACGGGACTTCATGCGAGACCTGGAAACGAATTCGTTACATTTATAAAATCGCTATCAGGATGCAAAGTGGAAGCTGAAAACGAAGCTGGAAAAAGAGTAAATGCGGCTTCTCTTTTAAAAGTTCTTTCTTTAGGCGTTAAAAAAGGCTCTGTTCTTACGATTTATTGCGATGGCGATAATGAAAAAGAGGCGTTAAAGAAAATAGAAGAATTTTTATCTAACTTAAAAGATTAA
- a CDS encoding NUDIX domain-containing protein encodes MDKLNFKKLDCAEHIKHQFKYCPFCGEKDSLIFDNIKIFNCDKCKRSYFINPASAVGIIVDTPKGIVFVLRKFEPKKDFIVMPGGFCEPYERIEDSIKRELFEETSIKLDKVNFLMSGSNEYIYEKIMYVTSDIYFYAKLNYIPKVKPSDDASKVIFIKKENIDFDKIAFESSKEALNFYFENI; translated from the coding sequence ATGGATAAACTTAATTTTAAAAAACTTGACTGCGCCGAACATATAAAACATCAATTTAAATATTGTCCTTTTTGCGGAGAGAAAGATTCTTTAATTTTTGATAATATAAAAATTTTTAACTGCGATAAATGTAAGAGAAGTTATTTTATAAATCCCGCTTCCGCCGTTGGAATAATAGTCGACACTCCAAAAGGAATAGTTTTCGTTTTAAGAAAATTTGAGCCTAAAAAAGATTTTATAGTTATGCCTGGAGGTTTTTGCGAACCTTACGAGAGAATAGAAGATTCGATTAAAAGAGAATTATTTGAAGAAACTTCGATAAAATTAGATAAAGTTAATTTTCTTATGAGCGGAAGCAACGAATATATTTACGAAAAAATAATGTATGTTACATCCGACATTTATTTTTATGCAAAATTAAATTATATTCCAAAAGTAAAACCTTCGGACGATGCCTCTAAAGTTATATTTATAAAAAAAGAAAATATAGATTTCGATAAAATAGCCTTTGAATCCTCAAAAGAAGCCTTAAATTTTTATTTTGAAAATATATAA